The proteins below come from a single Methyloprofundus sedimenti genomic window:
- a CDS encoding tyrosine-type recombinase/integrase — protein sequence MAYIRPLKNGNFRADIRMKGITKNKTFPSKLLAEAWASATESNIKSIPALSVEQLISLSDADIDAMGGIELFNQLSVDLFSTRNAAKLGVINQLSKKELLQLSPHEIENMGGAELFTQAGKRIRYKTFREVCTEYLAQWKKKDYQNQMLRVNYWCSIFGERIITDIDIFDIRDQVDLMLNEKQRPVTINRKKAVLSSVFKYALSRGYIDENVVTSVVVDNDSKKRDRVLNKDERARLLTACQSAKWNKLHLLVLSALTTGARKSELLGLHWNDINFKDSTAKLGDTKNGSSRILTFPPIVMTEFKRFQEVGNGLIFESDRKSGTPKDIRKSWTAALKEANISDKDTLNNDGSVKVEKFTFHCLRHGFCSALSDAGKELSQIAELAGHKSIQTTMRYIHQGNEQKKQIVDELAQAFNL from the coding sequence GCATGAAAGGCATTACCAAAAATAAAACATTCCCTTCAAAACTACTTGCAGAAGCCTGGGCATCGGCTACCGAGTCTAATATTAAATCTATACCTGCTTTAAGCGTTGAACAGTTGATTAGCTTATCTGATGCTGATATAGATGCTATGGGCGGTATTGAGTTATTCAATCAATTAAGTGTGGATTTATTCAGTACCCGCAATGCGGCAAAGCTGGGAGTCATTAATCAACTTAGTAAAAAAGAACTGCTACAGCTGTCACCACATGAAATAGAAAACATGGGTGGTGCTGAATTATTTACCCAGGCAGGTAAACGCATTCGTTATAAAACTTTTCGTGAAGTCTGTACGGAATATTTAGCGCAGTGGAAAAAGAAGGATTATCAAAACCAGATGTTAAGGGTTAATTACTGGTGCAGTATTTTTGGTGAACGGATAATCACTGACATTGATATTTTCGATATTCGAGATCAAGTTGATCTTATGCTTAATGAAAAACAAAGGCCTGTCACGATAAACCGCAAAAAAGCCGTTTTAAGCAGCGTATTCAAATACGCCTTATCACGCGGTTATATTGATGAGAACGTGGTTACGAGTGTAGTTGTTGATAACGATAGCAAGAAGCGCGATAGAGTTCTGAATAAAGACGAGAGAGCCAGATTATTGACCGCTTGCCAGTCAGCGAAATGGAATAAGCTTCATTTACTTGTGCTAAGTGCATTGACCACAGGCGCGAGAAAATCTGAGTTATTAGGTTTGCACTGGAATGATATTAACTTCAAAGATAGTACCGCGAAGCTAGGCGATACTAAGAACGGTAGCAGTAGAATACTCACATTTCCGCCAATAGTTATGACTGAGTTCAAGCGCTTTCAAGAAGTGGGTAATGGCTTGATATTCGAATCTGACCGTAAGTCTGGTACACCTAAAGATATTCGTAAATCATGGACAGCCGCGCTCAAGGAGGCAAACATATCTGATAAAGACACTCTTAACAATGATGGTAGTGTTAAGGTCGAAAAGTTTACCTTTCATTGCTTGCGTCACGGTTTTTGTTCTGCTTTATCCGACGCAGGAAAGGAGTTAAGTCAGATTGCTGAGCTTGCAGGGCACAAGTCAATACAAACGACTATGCGGTATATTCATCAGGGTAACGAGCAGAAAAAGCAGATTGTTGATGAATTAGCCCAAGCTTTTAATTTATAG
- a CDS encoding DNA primase family protein translates to MSLEDTLQAQNEAIVAKKRRNSSSVAPIKPNVEILNAESITEIKRNTLNKLLSKINPVDFLAVCEALGWEPSKNKMGGDNPPTQSNYKVAIVDELMKSAKSNNWHLALDSGLFYIYTGSMWISLDKDELKNFLKDVAIKQSYPPIKAKDSKFIVQLYDQAIQDGFFTDKHYAQQSMINLSNCTLVLNSDGVKIKEFDYRDFLTHQLPFNYDPEAHNAIFQKYLDDVLPDKDTQRTLQETCGYLFIKGLKLEKIFFLYGTGANGKSVLFEVINGLIGDENTSHYSLESLTDNSGYYRAKIKDKIVNYGTDIKLTNIDAGLFKTLASGEPIEARLPYCEPFTMSDYAKLIFNVNRLDNANIEHTHGFYRRILIIPFDKTIADDKQDKSLHKKILSNKAGVLNWIIAGAKRVIANEDIFVSEECQKFKAKFIKETDSVALFLDDSGYEPSNTGTSFLSNVYAEYKEYCIDDGYRSLGKNNFSKRMCALGINRVKNNHNKDCFNVIKNYNP, encoded by the coding sequence ATGAGCCTTGAGGACACGCTTCAAGCCCAAAATGAAGCTATAGTAGCTAAAAAAAGACGTAATTCATCTTCTGTTGCTCCTATTAAGCCAAATGTGGAAATATTAAATGCAGAATCAATCACTGAAATTAAACGGAATACCTTAAACAAACTACTGTCAAAAATAAATCCAGTAGATTTTTTAGCGGTGTGTGAAGCTTTAGGATGGGAGCCGTCAAAAAATAAAATGGGAGGGGATAACCCGCCTACGCAAAGCAATTATAAAGTAGCCATTGTTGACGAACTTATGAAATCAGCAAAAAGCAATAACTGGCACTTGGCATTAGACTCAGGGCTTTTCTATATTTATACAGGCAGCATGTGGATTAGCCTGGATAAGGATGAGTTAAAAAACTTTTTAAAAGATGTTGCCATTAAACAAAGTTACCCGCCTATCAAAGCAAAGGACAGTAAATTTATAGTCCAGCTCTATGACCAAGCGATACAGGATGGATTTTTTACTGATAAACATTATGCTCAGCAATCAATGATTAATCTGAGTAATTGCACATTAGTTTTAAATAGTGATGGTGTAAAAATTAAAGAATTTGATTACCGTGATTTCTTAACTCACCAGCTTCCATTTAATTACGACCCTGAAGCTCATAACGCTATTTTTCAAAAGTATCTGGATGATGTATTACCCGATAAAGATACGCAACGCACATTGCAGGAGACCTGCGGTTATTTATTCATTAAAGGCTTAAAGCTGGAAAAAATATTTTTCTTGTACGGAACAGGTGCTAACGGTAAAAGCGTTTTATTTGAAGTGATAAACGGCCTAATCGGCGATGAAAATACCAGTCATTATTCACTAGAAAGCCTGACTGACAACAGCGGCTATTATCGAGCAAAAATAAAAGACAAGATTGTTAATTATGGCACTGATATAAAACTTACAAATATTGACGCAGGACTATTTAAAACTCTGGCGAGTGGCGAACCAATTGAGGCAAGATTGCCATACTGCGAACCGTTTACAATGTCAGATTATGCAAAGCTTATCTTTAATGTTAATCGACTGGATAACGCAAATATTGAGCATACTCATGGCTTCTATAGGCGCATATTGATTATCCCGTTTGATAAAACAATTGCCGATGACAAGCAGGATAAATCTCTGCATAAGAAGATATTAAGCAACAAGGCAGGCGTACTTAACTGGATTATTGCAGGAGCCAAGCGTGTTATTGCTAACGAAGATATTTTTGTATCGGAAGAATGTCAAAAATTTAAAGCTAAATTCATCAAGGAGACGGATAGTGTAGCTTTATTTTTAGATGATTCAGGATATGAACCTAGCAATACAGGAACAAGCTTTTTGTCAAACGTTTATGCTGAATACAAGGAGTATTGTATTGATGACGGATATAGATCTTTAGGAAAAAATAATTTCAGCAAACGGATGTGCGCACTTGGTATTAACCGGGTAAAAAACAATCACAACAAAGATTGTTTCAATGTGATTAAAAATTATAACCCCTAA
- a CDS encoding MerR family transcriptional regulator, whose product MKTIDSTKILLAKSSVEALKPVSDLISKIKHSDLAYNESAIQKVSKFSEFLESLLSEQQAILNQADALQDNRDEVLINLAFQYVNKIPDRVEGLKKSRPGIEKYHKEKRDELQQKGFSADEINKIIPENQLLEKLSSLEQKVAELKQEEAKLKKFIHDKPFFDTAIIEGTYFYNHFTENEADFRNNPTCQIQYLDMI is encoded by the coding sequence ATGAAAACAATCGATTCAACAAAAATCTTATTAGCTAAAAGTTCTGTAGAGGCATTAAAACCGGTTTCAGATTTAATCAGTAAAATAAAACACTCTGATCTTGCATACAATGAGTCGGCAATCCAAAAGGTCAGTAAATTTTCAGAGTTTCTTGAGTCGCTATTATCTGAACAACAGGCAATTTTAAATCAAGCTGATGCCCTTCAAGATAACCGCGACGAGGTGTTAATTAACCTTGCATTTCAGTATGTTAATAAAATACCCGATCGAGTTGAGGGCCTTAAAAAATCGCGTCCAGGGATTGAGAAATACCACAAGGAAAAGCGCGATGAGCTTCAACAAAAGGGGTTTTCAGCGGATGAAATTAATAAAATTATTCCAGAGAATCAGTTACTTGAAAAACTCAGCTCTTTGGAACAGAAGGTGGCTGAACTAAAACAAGAGGAGGCTAAGCTTAAAAAATTTATCCATGACAAGCCATTTTTTGATACCGCGATCATCGAGGGTACTTATTTCTATAATCACTTCACTGAGAATGAGGCAGATTTTAGAAACAACCCGACATGCCAAATTCAATACTTAGACATGATTTAA
- a CDS encoding helix-turn-helix domain-containing protein gives MQSIINAQLKKAESKPEPAEIEPIRPYNKAEIAMLTIVGSRLMEARKLCKLNRKQAADLLGVEEFYLGRLENGLDVDCVPLELIKRAAEVFDVSIDYLFGITDDWERDPVVCYERVVGQWMYEEFKNQLLSQAVQQQKLLRKIDSIDYLVKKSIISLENIFKSLDRFRELNPEFDTDMRGGASLVHAVEKFKKSINIIESKLLRSKVLKLKLEKLP, from the coding sequence ATGCAAAGCATCATCAATGCACAGCTAAAAAAAGCTGAGAGTAAGCCCGAACCTGCGGAAATTGAGCCAATAAGGCCTTACAACAAGGCCGAAATTGCTATGCTGACGATCGTGGGCTCACGATTAATGGAGGCTCGTAAATTGTGCAAACTAAACAGAAAACAAGCCGCTGACTTGCTTGGCGTTGAGGAATTTTATCTTGGCCGGCTTGAAAACGGTCTTGATGTTGATTGCGTTCCGCTGGAATTAATTAAGCGGGCCGCAGAAGTTTTTGATGTTTCAATTGATTATCTGTTTGGCATAACTGACGACTGGGAAAGAGATCCGGTTGTTTGCTATGAACGGGTGGTGGGGCAATGGATGTATGAGGAATTTAAAAATCAACTTCTTAGCCAAGCTGTGCAGCAACAAAAGCTCTTAAGAAAAATTGACTCAATCGATTATTTGGTGAAAAAGTCGATTATTTCACTGGAAAACATTTTTAAATCACTTGATCGGTTTAGGGAGCTTAATCCTGAGTTTGATACTGATATGAGAGGCGGTGCGAGCCTGGTTCATGCAGTAGAAAAATTCAAAAAATCCATTAATATCATCGAATCGAAATTATTAAGATCAAAAGTTTTAAAACTAAAATTAGAGAAATTACCTTGA
- a CDS encoding tyrosine-type recombinase/integrase, giving the protein MLNFHIRKVTLQNGDTRYRTIITKSGKSTKSKTFRRKSDAKTWGSRTVLESQENEAKGIKPCTITFSRLTDEYMHWWTGKDHDRVRLVLWWENQLGKILLSEITPELIREKLKVKKSKAPATYNKHLAVISAILDYATLQQEEDDITEQYIDENPCKRVRSLKVSNKRVRYLSDEEKPRLLKSAKIIGGRFYLKVLMALTTGMRKGELEKLRWNDIDFERGLALLHDTKNGTSRHTPVPDVIMGEVKKYREIGNSLLFPSTVNPEKPFDYKKQWANCLKSANIQDFRWHDMRHDTASTLARDGKTLKEISEVLGHKSLASTDRYTHLCTEHKSQLLNDTMNKAISL; this is encoded by the coding sequence ATGCTAAATTTTCATATCCGCAAAGTAACACTCCAAAATGGCGATACTCGTTATCGCACCATAATTACCAAATCTGGTAAAAGTACAAAATCAAAAACATTTAGACGTAAATCCGATGCTAAAACATGGGGAAGTCGTACCGTTTTAGAATCTCAAGAAAATGAAGCCAAAGGTATTAAGCCTTGCACTATTACGTTTAGCCGTTTGACTGATGAATATATGCACTGGTGGACTGGCAAAGACCATGATCGAGTTAGACTCGTTTTATGGTGGGAAAATCAATTAGGTAAAATTCTCTTATCTGAAATCACCCCTGAACTGATCCGTGAAAAACTCAAAGTAAAAAAATCAAAAGCCCCTGCCACATACAATAAGCATTTAGCTGTTATTTCTGCAATTCTCGACTATGCTACATTACAGCAGGAAGAAGATGATATTACAGAGCAGTATATCGATGAAAACCCCTGCAAGCGTGTTCGTTCTCTCAAAGTAAGCAATAAACGTGTGCGTTATTTATCCGACGAGGAAAAACCGCGTCTATTGAAATCTGCTAAAATCATTGGCGGTAGGTTTTATCTAAAAGTATTAATGGCATTAACCACCGGCATGCGCAAAGGTGAGTTGGAAAAACTGCGCTGGAATGATATTGATTTTGAGCGTGGTTTAGCTTTATTACATGATACTAAAAACGGTACATCAAGACATACGCCTGTTCCCGATGTTATTATGGGCGAAGTGAAAAAATATCGTGAAATTGGTAATAGCCTATTATTTCCTTCGACTGTGAATCCTGAAAAACCTTTCGATTATAAAAAACAGTGGGCTAATTGTCTTAAATCAGCCAATATTCAGGATTTCAGATGGCATGATATGCGGCATGATACCGCCAGTACCTTGGCGCGTGATGGAAAAACCTTAAAAGAGATATCTGAGGTGTTAGGACATAAATCCCTGGCTAGTACTGACCGCTATACGCATCTTTGTACAGAACACAAAAGCCAATTGCTGAATGATACGATGAATAAGGCGATTAGTTTGTAA
- a CDS encoding DUF927 domain-containing protein: MSDNLLCLQQEMQSAGLNINSGQEIILDGKFKNIGTTDKPGKKCAWYIGQQYHLGGHEYTLCTFGDFSLDLRQSYKSWGDKDQLSKVDYALLADKQKQQQKLVEQQLKRKRKQAAVDAVKEWAALLPTGDSQYLTKKCIGGVGVRYGEADNNPFIAIPVNGIDGRLRGLQKIFDHNIPNQERNKTFTTGTEKQGGHYLMGEVLTFHPLCFAEGYATSASIHEATTYPVVVCFDAGNIKSVVAAYRSKYPTQQFIICADNDQWKDEIKNPGVDKATDTAKESGCFIAIPDFSDLDISTKPTDFNDLQLLAGKEAVLKQIQHPEFDYRKTQVTEVTQVTLNENKGLEGNPEQTKDDTKVAEQWPGESSRPCYGVYEKWHKINSTQRKPGVYHHGIKDGGDNAPPVLLETWICSPLYVRAITRDNNNFNFGRIIEFKTSTKTRRQWCMPMSMLAGNGDELRRELLSMGCEIDPKNRNQLPLYLQSIPPKTVLKSALNIGWHDNAFVLPDRTIGSAEVFYQSSHLEQREYTQNAQLEDWQQHIARLCIGNPLLVLSMSIAFSGPLLRKLHTDGGGFHIYGDSSKGKSTGLRVACSVWGGDDYRKTWKATGNGMEGVAAIFNDSLLAIDEISEAEGKEIGGIIYALGNGVGKTRAMRDGTAKPSHRWVVAVISNGERTVASHMAEKGLQIKAGQEIRLLNIPLFGQYGAFDDLHELENGRQFSDTLQANSKKYYGTAGIAFLEQLCSDQQDLGELLEQFRKVFDDGTLSSQEGRAANRFAITAMAGELASSYGITGWEPQTALTATLQCFQQWRENFGSGDHEERQIINAIHDFIDCHGDSRFSEPNSSLTINNRVGYFRQSGDGNREYMFTASGFKEALSGHDVKRGRQALKKAGYLIPGNKIDQQQLKVSGRNTKVYVLRLSGSNHV; encoded by the coding sequence ATGTCAGATAACTTATTATGTTTGCAGCAAGAAATGCAGTCAGCGGGACTTAATATTAATTCAGGCCAGGAGATTATTTTAGATGGAAAATTCAAAAACATTGGCACGACAGATAAACCAGGTAAAAAATGCGCTTGGTATATTGGCCAACAATATCATCTGGGTGGACACGAATACACTCTGTGTACTTTTGGTGATTTTTCCCTAGATTTAAGACAATCCTATAAAAGTTGGGGCGACAAAGATCAATTATCTAAAGTTGATTACGCTTTATTAGCAGATAAGCAAAAACAGCAGCAAAAGCTGGTTGAGCAACAACTCAAGCGTAAACGTAAACAAGCCGCTGTTGATGCGGTTAAGGAATGGGCTGCATTATTACCAACTGGAGACAGTCAATATCTAACTAAAAAATGTATAGGTGGTGTTGGTGTTAGATATGGCGAAGCCGATAACAATCCATTTATTGCAATTCCGGTTAATGGTATTGATGGCAGATTACGAGGACTGCAAAAAATATTTGATCACAATATTCCGAATCAGGAGCGTAATAAAACCTTTACCACAGGCACAGAAAAACAAGGCGGACATTATTTAATGGGTGAGGTCTTAACCTTTCACCCGCTTTGTTTTGCTGAAGGCTATGCAACCTCCGCAAGTATACATGAAGCAACAACTTATCCAGTCGTTGTATGCTTTGATGCTGGAAACATTAAATCAGTTGTAGCAGCCTATCGCTCAAAATACCCCACACAGCAATTCATCATCTGTGCAGATAATGATCAATGGAAAGATGAAATTAAAAATCCAGGAGTAGATAAAGCAACTGATACTGCAAAAGAGTCAGGGTGTTTTATTGCAATACCTGACTTTTCTGATTTAGACATTAGCACTAAGCCCACTGACTTTAATGACCTGCAATTATTGGCAGGCAAAGAAGCTGTATTAAAACAAATTCAACATCCAGAATTTGACTATAGAAAAACACAAGTTACCGAGGTTACTCAAGTTACCCTCAATGAGAATAAGGGCTTGGAAGGTAACCCTGAACAAACAAAAGATGATACAAAGGTTGCTGAACAATGGCCGGGTGAATCCTCACGGCCTTGTTATGGAGTGTATGAAAAATGGCACAAGATTAATAGTACTCAACGTAAACCGGGCGTATATCATCATGGCATTAAAGATGGTGGAGACAATGCACCACCTGTATTGTTAGAAACCTGGATATGCAGTCCACTGTATGTTCGTGCAATTACCCGAGATAACAATAACTTTAATTTTGGGCGGATTATTGAATTTAAAACGAGTACTAAAACCAGACGGCAATGGTGTATGCCCATGTCAATGTTGGCCGGTAATGGTGATGAGTTAAGACGCGAACTGTTATCAATGGGCTGTGAAATTGACCCGAAAAACCGTAATCAATTGCCATTGTATTTACAATCCATTCCACCTAAAACCGTTTTAAAAAGTGCTTTAAATATAGGTTGGCATGATAACGCTTTTGTTTTACCTGATAGAACCATAGGCAGTGCTGAAGTGTTTTACCAATCTTCTCACCTTGAACAGCGCGAATATACTCAAAATGCACAACTTGAGGATTGGCAACAACATATTGCCCGATTATGTATTGGTAATCCATTATTGGTACTGTCAATGAGTATTGCCTTCTCAGGCCCATTACTAAGAAAATTACATACCGATGGTGGAGGATTTCATATTTATGGTGATTCGTCAAAAGGAAAAAGTACCGGATTACGCGTAGCCTGTTCTGTTTGGGGCGGTGATGATTACCGTAAAACCTGGAAAGCAACAGGTAATGGTATGGAAGGTGTTGCAGCTATTTTTAATGATTCACTACTGGCTATTGATGAAATATCCGAAGCGGAAGGCAAAGAAATTGGCGGTATTATTTATGCGCTAGGTAACGGTGTTGGTAAAACCCGGGCCATGCGTGATGGAACAGCAAAACCTTCACATCGCTGGGTTGTTGCGGTGATATCCAATGGAGAGCGAACTGTTGCGTCACACATGGCAGAGAAAGGCTTGCAGATCAAAGCAGGTCAGGAAATCAGATTACTGAATATTCCGCTGTTTGGGCAATATGGTGCGTTTGATGACTTACATGAATTGGAAAATGGACGACAATTTTCCGATACCCTGCAAGCTAATAGTAAAAAGTATTACGGCACCGCAGGTATTGCCTTCTTAGAACAACTTTGTTCGGATCAGCAAGACTTAGGTGAATTATTAGAGCAATTCCGCAAAGTATTTGATGATGGCACACTCAGTAGTCAGGAAGGTCGTGCTGCAAATCGCTTTGCCATTACAGCAATGGCTGGTGAGTTAGCAAGCAGTTACGGTATCACAGGATGGGAACCGCAGACAGCACTCACAGCTACTTTGCAATGCTTTCAACAATGGCGCGAAAACTTTGGTTCAGGTGATCACGAAGAAAGGCAAATCATAAATGCTATTCATGATTTTATTGATTGTCACGGAGATAGCCGATTCAGTGAGCCAAATAGCTCGCTAACGATCAATAATCGAGTAGGTTATTTTCGGCAATCAGGTGATGGCAATCGAGAATACATGTTTACCGCTAGTGGCTTTAAAGAAGCACTGTCAGGGCATGATGTTAAACGAGGTCGACAGGCGCTTAAGAAAGCAGGTTATTTAATCCCTGGTAATAAGATAGATCAACAGCAATTAAAGGTCAGTGGGCGTAATACTAAAGTCTATGTACTTAGATTGTCAGGGAGTAACCATGTATGA
- a CDS encoding type I restriction-modification system subunit M, with amino-acid sequence MTENKLSISQLEQYLSKAAWILKGPVDASDFKVYIFPLLFFKRISDVYDEEFRIALEESEGDEEYAALPEFHRFEIPEGCHWIEVRETATNVGLAIEKALRGIEQANQEFLYGIFGDAQWSNKNKLSDKLLIDLVEHFSQYTLGNENVNPDMLGQAYEYLIKHFADLTNKKAGEFYTPRSVVHLLGLILDPHEGESIYDPACGTGGMLLECVDHLKHNQEDSRTLKLYGQEKNLTSSSIARMNMFLHGIEDFEVLRGDTLRNPAYFEADGLKTFDCVIANPPFSLKDWGAENWANDPFGRNIAGVPPKGNGDMAWVQHMVKSMNSTGRMTVVLPHGALFRKGAEGKIRQALLEQDLLEAVIGLGPNVFYGTQLAACVMVFKQNKAVEKKQKVLFIDASDQIRVGRAQNFLEPVHVKQIYDWYHDYADVENYVKVASIDELKENDYNLNIPLYVEKIIEDNLPSVEEALSDLKDALQDSLKAEEKFKSILQDFIQ; translated from the coding sequence ATGACCGAAAACAAACTATCCATCTCCCAACTTGAACAATACCTATCCAAAGCCGCATGGATCTTAAAAGGCCCCGTCGATGCATCAGACTTCAAGGTCTACATATTTCCTCTGCTATTCTTTAAACGTATCTCTGATGTCTACGATGAAGAGTTTCGTATCGCACTGGAAGAATCTGAGGGCGATGAAGAATATGCCGCTTTACCTGAATTCCATCGTTTTGAAATCCCTGAGGGCTGTCACTGGATTGAGGTGCGGGAAACTGCAACTAATGTAGGTTTAGCGATTGAAAAAGCCTTACGAGGCATAGAGCAAGCGAACCAGGAATTCCTATACGGTATATTTGGTGATGCGCAGTGGAGTAATAAAAACAAACTCTCTGATAAATTGTTGATTGATTTAGTTGAACACTTTTCTCAATACACATTAGGTAATGAAAACGTCAACCCTGATATGCTCGGTCAAGCCTATGAGTACCTGATTAAGCACTTTGCCGATCTCACCAATAAAAAAGCGGGGGAATTTTATACTCCGCGCTCAGTAGTGCATTTGCTAGGGTTGATTTTAGACCCACATGAAGGCGAAAGCATCTACGATCCTGCTTGCGGTACAGGTGGCATGCTATTGGAATGTGTAGATCATCTAAAACATAATCAAGAAGACTCCCGTACCTTAAAACTGTATGGCCAAGAGAAAAACCTGACTTCAAGCTCTATTGCTAGAATGAATATGTTTCTGCATGGTATTGAAGATTTTGAAGTGCTAAGAGGCGACACTTTACGCAACCCTGCTTACTTTGAAGCGGATGGATTAAAAACCTTCGATTGTGTCATTGCCAACCCGCCATTTTCTCTTAAAGACTGGGGCGCAGAAAATTGGGCTAATGATCCATTCGGCAGGAATATTGCTGGTGTACCCCCTAAAGGGAATGGTGACATGGCCTGGGTGCAACATATGGTTAAATCCATGAACAGCACTGGCCGCATGACCGTGGTTTTACCGCATGGCGCATTATTCCGTAAAGGGGCTGAAGGTAAAATTAGACAAGCGCTATTAGAGCAAGATTTATTAGAAGCCGTAATTGGCTTAGGCCCCAATGTTTTTTACGGTACGCAATTGGCTGCTTGTGTCATGGTATTTAAACAAAACAAAGCTGTAGAGAAAAAACAAAAAGTATTGTTTATCGATGCTTCTGATCAAATTCGTGTTGGCAGAGCGCAGAACTTTTTAGAGCCTGTCCATGTAAAGCAGATTTATGATTGGTATCACGACTATGCTGATGTAGAAAATTACGTCAAAGTAGCCAGTATTGATGAATTAAAAGAAAATGATTACAACCTGAATATCCCACTGTACGTAGAAAAAATCATTGAAGATAACTTGCCCAGTGTAGAAGAAGCTCTGAGTGATTTAAAAGATGCCTTGCAAGACAGTTTAAAAGCTGAAGAAAAATTTAAATCGATTTTGCAGGACTTTATACAGTGA
- a CDS encoding PDDEXK nuclease domain-containing protein — protein sequence MFDFNELTTLCFSTHEKMQQRAVYTVNISLVIRNWLFGCYISEFEQKGENRAGYGKNLIKKLSDTLQQQGIKGVSATNLKQCRSFYLSYQTISQTLSDQSLSIHSERTNFLEQASDLLMPEFSLSWSHYITLLMLDNPNERRFYELESSANSWSVRELERQISSSLYERLVLSRSKEEVIKLSEQGLIVEKAADLIKNPFVLEFLGLEEKPTYSENDLEQAIITKLESFLLELGKGFLFEARQKRFTFDNDHFYVDLVFYNRLLHCYVLIDLKRDKLTHQDLGQMQMYVNYFDRHVKTADEAPTIGIVLCHRKNDALVELTLPEENNIYASRYQLYLPSKEELKAELQKIESELNDH from the coding sequence ATGTTTGATTTTAACGAATTAACGACACTGTGTTTTTCAACGCATGAAAAAATGCAACAGCGTGCCGTCTACACAGTGAATATATCCTTAGTGATTAGAAACTGGCTGTTTGGCTGCTATATTTCAGAATTTGAACAAAAAGGCGAGAATCGCGCTGGTTATGGCAAAAACCTGATAAAAAAATTATCAGATACACTACAGCAGCAAGGCATAAAAGGTGTATCAGCAACAAACCTTAAACAGTGCCGTTCATTTTACCTATCCTATCAGACAATAAGTCAGACACTGTCTGACCAATCTTTATCAATACACTCTGAGCGCACGAATTTTTTAGAGCAAGCAAGTGACTTATTAATGCCTGAATTCTCCTTGAGTTGGTCGCATTATATTACCTTGTTAATGCTTGATAACCCGAATGAACGACGCTTTTATGAACTGGAATCAAGCGCAAATAGTTGGAGTGTACGCGAATTAGAACGGCAAATTTCCAGCTCTTTATATGAACGATTAGTTTTAAGTCGTAGCAAGGAAGAAGTGATTAAACTCTCCGAACAGGGATTAATTGTAGAGAAAGCCGCCGATTTAATTAAAAACCCTTTTGTCCTCGAATTTTTAGGCCTAGAAGAAAAGCCAACCTATTCCGAAAATGACCTTGAACAAGCCATTATCACTAAATTGGAAAGTTTTTTACTCGAATTAGGCAAAGGCTTTCTTTTTGAAGCACGGCAAAAACGCTTTACCTTTGATAATGACCATTTTTATGTCGATTTGGTTTTTTATAATCGCTTGTTGCATTGCTATGTCTTGATTGATCTAAAGCGCGATAAACTCACGCATCAGGACTTAGGTCAGATGCAAATGTATGTTAATTATTTTGATCGTCATGTAAAAACCGCAGACGAAGCGCCGACCATCGGTATTGTCTTGTGCCACAGAAAAAATGATGCCTTAGTAGAATTAACTTTACCTGAAGAAAACAATATTTATGCGTCTCGCTATCAGCTATACCTACCTTCAAAAGAAGAACTAAAAGCTGAATTACAAAAAATTGAATCTGAGTTAAATGACCATTAA